From one Thalassobaculum sp. OXR-137 genomic stretch:
- a CDS encoding M3 family oligoendopeptidase: MPDASSLGPLPQWDLADLYPSPDGPELAGDLERSTEKAKSFRASLEGKVAGLSGADLGAAIAEYEAIEEVLGRIMSYAHLRYAGDMSDPEIGKFYQSMQEKVNAISTELLFFTLEINRIAEADLAAKIQDPALAHYAPWLREVRAFRDHQLSDELEQMLHEKYVAGRAAWTRLFDETMARLRFPLDGETLTTSEILDKLSHRDGKVRKKAAESLSQVLGENVGLFALITNTLAKDKAIDDKWRHYKRPISARNLSNAVEDEVVSALVEAVRASYPKLSHRYYAIKAKWFGRDKLDTWDRNAPLPNDDDASISWDKARDTVLDAYAAFSPDLADVGKKFFDNPWIDAPARPGKASGAFAHPTVPAAHPYLLLNYQGKTRDVMTLAHELGHGVHQVLAGPQGHLMSDTPLTLAETASVFGEMLTFRSLLAQRTDPAQRKVMLAGKVEDMLNTVVRQIAFHTFEERVHDARAEGELTPTQLGDIWMDVQRESLGPAFNFEDGYRVFWSYIPHFIHSPFYVYAYAFGDCLVNSLYAVYQDAEQGFAEKYLDMLKAGGTMRHKELLAPFGLDASDPAFWSKGLTVIEGMIDELEKMD; this comes from the coding sequence ATGCCGGACGCCTCATCACTCGGCCCGTTGCCGCAATGGGACCTCGCCGATCTCTATCCGAGCCCGGACGGGCCGGAGCTTGCCGGCGATCTTGAGCGCTCGACGGAGAAGGCGAAATCCTTCCGCGCCTCGCTGGAAGGCAAGGTGGCGGGGCTGAGCGGCGCCGACCTGGGGGCCGCCATCGCCGAATACGAGGCGATCGAGGAGGTGCTGGGCCGGATCATGTCCTACGCCCATCTGCGCTACGCCGGCGACATGTCGGATCCGGAGATCGGCAAGTTCTATCAGTCGATGCAGGAGAAGGTGAACGCGATCAGCACCGAGCTGCTGTTCTTCACCCTGGAGATCAACCGCATCGCCGAGGCCGATCTCGCCGCCAAGATCCAGGATCCCGCCCTGGCCCACTACGCGCCGTGGCTGCGCGAGGTGCGGGCGTTCCGCGACCACCAGCTCTCCGACGAGCTGGAGCAGATGCTGCACGAGAAATACGTCGCCGGTCGCGCCGCCTGGACCCGGCTGTTCGACGAGACCATGGCCCGCCTGCGCTTCCCGCTGGACGGCGAGACCCTCACCACCTCGGAAATCCTCGACAAGCTGAGCCACCGCGACGGCAAGGTCCGCAAGAAGGCGGCCGAGAGTCTGTCCCAGGTGCTGGGCGAGAATGTCGGCCTGTTCGCGCTGATCACCAACACGCTCGCCAAGGACAAGGCGATCGACGACAAGTGGCGCCACTACAAGCGCCCGATCTCCGCCCGCAATCTGTCCAACGCGGTGGAGGACGAGGTCGTCTCCGCCCTGGTGGAGGCCGTGCGCGCGTCCTATCCGAAGCTGTCGCACCGTTATTACGCGATCAAGGCCAAGTGGTTCGGCCGCGACAAGCTGGACACCTGGGACCGCAACGCGCCGCTGCCGAATGACGACGACGCGTCGATTTCCTGGGACAAGGCCCGGGACACGGTGCTGGACGCCTATGCGGCCTTCTCTCCGGACCTGGCCGATGTCGGCAAGAAATTCTTCGACAACCCGTGGATCGACGCCCCGGCGCGGCCGGGCAAGGCCTCGGGCGCCTTCGCCCATCCCACGGTGCCGGCGGCCCACCCCTATCTGCTGCTGAACTACCAGGGCAAGACCCGGGACGTGATGACGCTCGCCCATGAGCTCGGCCACGGCGTGCATCAGGTGCTGGCCGGACCGCAGGGCCACCTGATGTCCGACACGCCGCTGACCCTGGCGGAGACCGCCAGCGTGTTCGGCGAGATGCTGACCTTCCGCTCGCTCCTCGCCCAGCGCACCGACCCCGCCCAGCGCAAGGTGATGCTGGCCGGCAAGGTGGAGGACATGCTGAACACGGTGGTCCGCCAGATCGCCTTCCACACCTTCGAGGAGCGGGTGCACGACGCCCGCGCCGAGGGCGAGCTGACCCCGACCCAGCTCGGCGACATCTGGATGGACGTGCAGCGCGAGAGCCTGGGCCCGGCGTTCAATTTCGAGGACGGTTATCGGGTGTTCTGGTCCTACATCCCGCACTTCATCCATTCGCCGTTCTACGTCTACGCCTATGCCTTCGGCGACTGTCTGGTGAACTCGCTCTACGCGGTCTACCAGGACGCCGAGCAGGGCTTCGCCGAGAAGTATCTCGACATGCTCAAGGCCGGCGGCACGATGCGACACAAGGAGCTGCTTGCCCCGTTCGGCCTCGACGCCTCCGACCCCGCCTTCTGGTCCAAGGGTCTGACCGTGATCGAGGGCATGATCGACGAGCTGGAGAAGATGGACTGA
- a CDS encoding DMT family transporter — protein MRGILLQIVAVAGFSVMGMLIKLLDGRYPTSEVILFRCWPALIPLLFYLPMQGGLAALKTRRPGWHLVRTVSGLVSMFVGFYALTLMPMADYVAISFTAPLFGTLLSIPLLGERVGVWRLGAVAVGFAGAVFTLGPLSGSLDPVALFAVGSALGYGVAMISMRKLGATDKSAATVFYFTLGSGVVSLIVLVAPGQWVTPTFDDLVLLMTIGLLGGVAQIFMTEAFRLAPPSVVAPFDYTAMIWAMGFGFFVFGTVPGWNVFVGAGLIAASGLYIIHRERVRGIKRGKIKGSSL, from the coding sequence GTGCGCGGCATCCTCCTGCAGATCGTCGCCGTCGCCGGGTTCTCGGTGATGGGCATGCTGATCAAGCTGCTGGACGGGCGCTACCCGACCTCCGAAGTCATCCTGTTCCGCTGCTGGCCGGCGCTGATCCCGCTGCTGTTCTATCTGCCGATGCAGGGCGGTCTGGCGGCGCTGAAGACCCGGCGGCCGGGTTGGCACCTGGTGCGGACGGTTTCCGGGCTGGTGTCGATGTTCGTCGGCTTCTACGCCCTGACGCTGATGCCGATGGCGGACTACGTGGCGATCTCCTTCACCGCGCCGCTGTTCGGCACCCTGCTGTCGATCCCGCTGCTGGGCGAGCGGGTCGGCGTATGGCGGCTGGGGGCCGTGGCGGTCGGGTTCGCCGGCGCGGTGTTCACGCTGGGACCGCTGTCGGGGTCGCTCGATCCGGTGGCGCTGTTCGCGGTCGGCTCGGCTCTGGGCTACGGCGTGGCGATGATCTCCATGCGCAAGCTCGGCGCGACCGACAAGTCGGCGGCGACGGTGTTCTACTTCACCCTGGGCAGCGGGGTGGTCAGCCTGATCGTCCTCGTCGCACCGGGTCAGTGGGTGACGCCGACCTTCGACGACCTCGTCCTGCTGATGACGATCGGCCTGCTCGGCGGGGTGGCGCAGATCTTCATGACCGAGGCCTTCCGACTGGCTCCGCCCTCGGTGGTGGCGCCGTTCGACTACACGGCGATGATCTGGGCGATGGGATTCGGCTTCTTCGTCTTCGGCACGGTGCCCGGCTGGAACGTCTTCGTCGGCGCCGGCCTGATCGCCGCGTCGGGCCTCTACATCATCCACCGCGAACGAGTGCGCGGCATCAAGCGTGGCAAGATCAAGGGCAGCAGCCTGTAG
- the otnK gene encoding 3-oxo-tetronate kinase: MAPILGCVADDFTGATDLANNLVRGGMRTVQLIGVPGPETEVPDVDAIVVALKSRTNPAAEAVEMSVAALDWLKAAGCRRFLFKYCSTFDSTDDGNIGPVADALLDRLGADFTIACPAFPETGRTIFKGHLFVGDQLLSDTHMRHHPLTPMTDSNLVQVLGRQTGRKVGLIQHRDIQGGVEAIRAKVESLQGDGYGYAILDSVDDAQLHTAGEALADLDLITGGSGIAIGLPEAYRKRGMLQAAAGANEVPAVGGKAAVIAGSCSAATLGQIAEWEKAHPSLNIDPMKLANGEDVVGEALAFARSKMADGPVLIYASAPPETVKAIQDKLGRAEAGELVEGAMAKIAKALVDEDGVRRLVVAGGETSGAVVSALGVTGLHIGAQIDPGVPGTVTLGTAEPIALALKSGNFGAPDFFDKALRVMP, translated from the coding sequence ATGGCACCAATCCTGGGCTGCGTGGCCGACGACTTCACCGGCGCGACCGACCTTGCCAACAACCTGGTGCGCGGCGGAATGCGGACGGTGCAGCTCATCGGCGTGCCGGGGCCGGAGACCGAGGTGCCGGACGTGGATGCCATCGTCGTCGCCCTGAAGTCGCGCACCAACCCGGCCGCCGAGGCGGTGGAGATGTCGGTGGCCGCGCTGGACTGGCTGAAGGCGGCCGGCTGCCGGCGCTTCCTGTTCAAATACTGCTCGACCTTCGACAGCACGGACGACGGCAATATCGGGCCCGTGGCCGACGCGCTGCTCGACCGGCTGGGCGCCGATTTCACCATCGCCTGCCCGGCCTTTCCGGAGACCGGGCGGACGATCTTTAAGGGCCATCTGTTCGTCGGCGACCAGCTTCTCTCCGACACCCACATGCGCCACCACCCGCTGACCCCGATGACCGACAGCAACCTGGTGCAGGTGCTGGGCCGTCAGACCGGGCGCAAGGTCGGACTGATCCAGCACCGCGATATCCAGGGCGGCGTGGAGGCGATCCGGGCCAAGGTGGAGAGCCTGCAGGGCGACGGGTACGGCTACGCCATTCTCGATTCGGTGGACGACGCCCAGCTCCACACCGCCGGCGAGGCGCTGGCCGATCTCGACCTGATCACCGGCGGGTCCGGCATCGCCATCGGCCTGCCCGAAGCCTATCGCAAGCGCGGGATGCTGCAGGCTGCCGCCGGGGCCAACGAGGTGCCCGCCGTGGGCGGCAAGGCGGCGGTGATCGCCGGCTCCTGCTCGGCCGCCACCCTGGGCCAGATCGCGGAATGGGAGAAGGCGCACCCATCCCTCAACATCGACCCGATGAAGCTGGCCAATGGCGAGGACGTGGTCGGCGAGGCGCTCGCCTTCGCGCGGAGCAAGATGGCGGACGGCCCGGTGCTGATCTACGCCTCGGCCCCGCCGGAGACGGTGAAGGCGATCCAGGACAAGCTGGGACGCGCGGAGGCCGGCGAACTGGTCGAAGGAGCGATGGCGAAGATCGCCAAGGCGCTGGTGGACGAGGACGGGGTGCGCCGGCTGGTAGTGGCCGGCGGCGAGACCTCCGGAGCCGTCGTTTCGGCCCTGGGCGTGACCGGCCTGCATATCGGCGCGCAGATCGATCCGGGCGTGCCGGGGACGGTGACCCTGGGCACGGCCGAGCCGATCGCACTGGCGCTCAAGTCGGGGAACTTCGGCGCGCCGGACTTCTTCGACAAGGCGCTGAGGGTGATGCCGTAA
- the otnI gene encoding 2-oxo-tetronate isomerase, whose protein sequence is MVKFAANLSMMFNEVDFLDRFDAAQMAGFDAVEFLFPYEHEAVEIRAKLEAAGLTQALFNLPPGDWTKGERGLGAMPGREAEFDAAIDKALSYAEVIGNELLHVMSGIMTDGMTPEACTDTLVTNLKRAAPKAAAKGKTLIIEPINTRDIPGYFLNYQEQARTIIEAVGADNVGLQFDFYHCQIMQGDTAKTFEKHLDIIRHVQIAGVPERHEPNIGEVNYPYLFETMDRLGYDGWVGCEYRPKAGTIEGLGWFKALTR, encoded by the coding sequence ATGGTCAAATTCGCCGCCAATCTGTCGATGATGTTCAACGAGGTGGATTTCCTCGACCGCTTCGACGCCGCCCAGATGGCCGGTTTCGACGCCGTCGAGTTCCTGTTCCCCTACGAGCACGAGGCGGTGGAGATCCGCGCCAAGCTGGAGGCCGCCGGCCTGACCCAGGCGCTGTTCAACCTGCCGCCGGGCGACTGGACCAAGGGCGAGCGCGGGCTGGGGGCGATGCCCGGCCGCGAGGCGGAGTTCGACGCCGCCATCGACAAGGCCCTGTCCTATGCCGAGGTGATCGGCAACGAGCTGCTGCACGTGATGAGCGGGATCATGACCGACGGCATGACGCCGGAGGCCTGCACCGACACGCTGGTCACCAACCTGAAGCGCGCGGCACCCAAGGCGGCGGCCAAGGGCAAGACCCTGATCATCGAGCCGATCAACACCCGCGACATCCCCGGGTATTTCCTGAACTACCAGGAGCAGGCGCGCACCATCATCGAGGCGGTGGGAGCCGACAATGTCGGGCTGCAGTTCGATTTCTATCACTGCCAGATCATGCAAGGCGACACCGCCAAGACCTTCGAGAAGCACCTGGACATCATCCGCCACGTGCAGATCGCCGGCGTGCCCGAGCGCCACGAGCCGAATATCGGCGAGGTGAACTATCCCTACCTGTTCGAGACCATGGACCGGCTCGGCTATGACGGCTGGGTCGGCTGCGAGTACCGGCCCAAGGCGGGTACCATCGAAGGGCTCGGCTGGTTCAAGGCGCTGACACGCTGA
- a CDS encoding serine hydrolase domain-containing protein gives MTEGHFVRAVLRNGRLETASDARPVIWWSLTKSVIAAAALRLVDLGRLTLDEPVANRPYSLRHLLQHTAGVPTYRGPEYHDAVARGDPPWSSEKMLQWVRSDTLLFPPGEGWAYSNIGYYFVSRMIEAATGEALGPALRSLVLDPLGLAATGIVTTPEDLEPTVWGNPTGYHPGWVYHGLLTGPAEEAVRFVHGVGALLGEELWAAMLTVHHVGGDMPGRPWMEPHYSLGLMIGAWREAGRVYGHSGVGFTVAAVYAFPDLPGAPVVGAFAPGSDETVVENEALKLAMDQQAPPL, from the coding sequence GTGACCGAGGGACATTTCGTCCGGGCCGTCCTGCGCAACGGTCGGCTGGAGACGGCGAGCGACGCTCGTCCGGTCATCTGGTGGAGCCTGACCAAGTCGGTGATCGCGGCGGCCGCGCTGCGCCTGGTCGATCTGGGCCGACTGACCCTCGACGAACCGGTGGCGAACCGCCCCTACAGCCTGCGCCATCTCCTGCAGCACACTGCCGGCGTACCGACTTACCGAGGGCCGGAGTATCACGACGCGGTCGCGCGCGGCGATCCGCCCTGGTCCAGCGAGAAAATGCTGCAATGGGTCCGGTCGGATACGCTTCTCTTTCCGCCGGGGGAGGGATGGGCCTACTCGAACATCGGCTATTACTTCGTCTCTCGGATGATCGAGGCGGCGACGGGCGAGGCGCTTGGCCCGGCGCTACGGTCGTTGGTGCTCGATCCGCTGGGACTAGCGGCGACCGGTATCGTAACCACACCGGAGGATCTGGAGCCGACGGTTTGGGGCAATCCAACAGGTTACCATCCGGGCTGGGTCTACCACGGCCTGCTGACCGGCCCGGCGGAAGAGGCGGTGCGGTTCGTCCATGGCGTCGGGGCATTGCTCGGAGAGGAATTGTGGGCGGCGATGCTGACAGTCCATCACGTCGGCGGAGATATGCCGGGTCGGCCCTGGATGGAACCGCACTACAGCCTCGGACTGATGATCGGCGCCTGGAGAGAAGCGGGACGGGTCTACGGCCATTCCGGCGTCGGCTTTACGGTCGCCGCGGTCTACGCCTTTCCGGACCTGCCCGGCGCCCCGGTTGTCGGTGCCTTCGCGCCCGGTAGCGATGAGACGGTGGTCGAGAATGAGGCCCTTAAGCTAGCCATGGATCAGCAGGCGCCGCCGCTCTAG
- the denD gene encoding D-erythronate dehydrogenase has product MKIAITGGAGFLGKKLARALLDDNELGVEEVVLADMVAAPDELTEDGRVRSVVGDVTDEDLLADAIRADTDSVFHLAAVVSAGAEADFDLGMAVNLDATRTILELARRHGNKPKMVFSSSCAVYGGDLPDLVTDNQQITPQNSYGVQKAIGELLVNDYSRKGFVDGRSLRYPTVVVRPGKPNKAASTFASSIIREPLQGDEAICPVAPETEMWLASPRTIVANTRHAHDLDAGAFGPWRTVPLPGFTAMVKGMVDALEEVAGAEVAARVKWQKDPAIEKIVYGWPARLETKRAEAMGFKRDTDMQSIIRAFIEDELGGKVA; this is encoded by the coding sequence ATGAAGATCGCGATCACCGGCGGCGCCGGGTTCCTCGGCAAGAAACTCGCCCGCGCCTTGCTGGACGACAACGAACTCGGGGTCGAGGAGGTGGTGCTGGCCGATATGGTCGCCGCCCCGGACGAGCTGACCGAGGACGGCCGGGTGCGCTCGGTGGTCGGCGACGTCACCGACGAGGACCTGCTGGCCGACGCGATCCGCGCCGATACCGACAGCGTGTTCCACCTCGCCGCCGTGGTCAGCGCCGGGGCGGAGGCGGATTTCGACCTTGGCATGGCGGTCAATCTGGACGCCACCCGCACGATCCTGGAACTCGCCCGCAGGCACGGCAACAAGCCGAAGATGGTGTTCTCCAGCTCCTGCGCGGTCTATGGCGGCGACCTGCCGGATCTGGTGACCGACAACCAGCAGATCACCCCGCAGAACTCCTACGGCGTGCAGAAGGCGATCGGCGAGCTGCTGGTGAACGACTACTCCCGCAAGGGCTTCGTGGACGGCCGCAGCCTGCGCTACCCGACGGTGGTGGTGCGGCCGGGCAAGCCGAACAAGGCGGCCTCCACCTTCGCCAGTTCGATCATCCGCGAGCCGCTGCAGGGCGACGAGGCGATCTGTCCGGTCGCCCCGGAAACCGAGATGTGGCTGGCCAGCCCGCGCACCATCGTCGCCAATACCCGCCACGCCCATGACCTGGATGCCGGCGCCTTCGGGCCGTGGCGCACGGTGCCGCTGCCGGGCTTCACCGCCATGGTGAAGGGCATGGTCGACGCGCTGGAGGAGGTCGCCGGTGCCGAGGTCGCGGCCCGGGTGAAGTGGCAGAAGGACCCGGCGATCGAGAAGATCGTCTATGGCTGGCCGGCCCGGCTGGAGACCAAGCGGGCCGAGGCCATGGGCTTCAAGCGGGACACCGACATGCAGAGCATCATCCGCGCCTTCATCGAGGACGAACTCGGCGGCAAGGTCGCCTAA
- a CDS encoding VOC family protein yields the protein MTTPRKAHAVGFNHVALEVGDIEEALAFYGKLFAFKLRSKSDTSAFIDLGDQFLALQQGRRQSPDDGRHFGLVVDDREAVREALSREGVQVLPGRFLDFLDPWGNRIEIVPYDNIQFSKTDAVLRGMGMTDLEKNESAQRELADKGMGPA from the coding sequence ATGACCACTCCCCGCAAGGCCCACGCGGTCGGTTTCAACCATGTGGCCCTGGAGGTCGGCGATATCGAAGAGGCCCTGGCCTTCTACGGAAAGCTGTTCGCGTTCAAGCTCCGCAGCAAGTCGGACACCTCCGCCTTCATCGACCTGGGCGACCAGTTCCTCGCCCTGCAACAGGGCCGCCGCCAGTCGCCGGACGACGGCCGACATTTCGGACTGGTGGTCGACGACCGCGAGGCCGTACGCGAGGCGCTGAGCCGCGAAGGCGTCCAGGTGCTGCCCGGACGCTTCCTCGATTTCCTCGACCCCTGGGGCAACCGGATCGAGATCGTGCCCTACGACAACATCCAGTTCTCCAAGACCGACGCCGTCCTGCGCGGGATGGGCATGACGGATCTGGAGAAGAACGAGAGCGCGCAGCGGGAACTGGCCGACAAGGGCATGGGCCCCGCCTGA
- a CDS encoding CGNR zinc finger domain-containing protein, which produces MKVTLRSTDPLLSGYYTGAGLLCLDFVNTVDWRTSDRAAEFLTGGDAVDAWLALTLDRPPLHLADSAVAGLRDLREALYRLITGTARSGDLEALNRALAQGGDRAHLTEGPDGYRWAPAEDAAGLAVLKAELARDAADLLVDPARLAKVKECHGEGCGWLFLDESRGGTRRWCSMQSCGNRAKARAHYRRAKGTAVDA; this is translated from the coding sequence ATGAAGGTGACGCTGCGATCCACCGACCCTCTGCTTTCCGGGTACTACACCGGCGCCGGGCTGCTGTGTCTGGATTTCGTCAACACAGTGGACTGGCGCACGTCGGACCGGGCGGCCGAGTTTCTGACCGGTGGCGACGCGGTCGACGCCTGGCTCGCCCTGACTCTCGACCGGCCGCCGCTGCATCTGGCCGATTCCGCCGTGGCGGGACTGCGCGATTTGCGCGAGGCGCTGTACCGGCTGATCACCGGCACCGCCCGCAGCGGCGACCTGGAAGCCCTGAACCGGGCGCTGGCCCAGGGCGGCGATCGCGCGCACCTCACCGAAGGTCCGGACGGCTATCGGTGGGCACCGGCGGAAGACGCCGCCGGCCTGGCGGTGCTGAAAGCCGAGTTGGCACGCGATGCCGCCGACCTGCTGGTGGACCCGGCTCGGCTGGCCAAGGTGAAGGAATGCCATGGCGAAGGCTGCGGCTGGCTGTTCCTCGACGAGAGCCGCGGCGGCACCCGGCGCTGGTGCTCCATGCAGAGCTGCGGCAACCGGGCGAAGGCCCGCGCCCATTATCGGCGCGCGAAAGGCACCGCCGTCGACGCGTAG
- a CDS encoding AzlC family ABC transporter permease codes for MKTDTPSVIFTWDGIRRGARMCMPLAFASFFGGVGFGILAGDTGLGLFQAMGMSALVFAGASQMVAMDVWTFPPSVLGLAIAAFAINIRHVVMGAALRPWLRGLPILRSHAALLMMTDANWAQAMAERRKGELDAAILAGSGLVMWLGWVSGTGVGQAAGTAIADPKTFGVDMIVPAFFALTLPSLWPGVRHLHPWIVAAVVALIVHALLPDGTWHVVAGGLVGAAVGGLSRE; via the coding sequence ATGAAAACCGACACCCCCTCCGTGATCTTCACCTGGGACGGCATCCGCCGCGGCGCGCGGATGTGCATGCCTCTGGCCTTCGCCTCGTTCTTCGGCGGTGTCGGTTTCGGCATCCTGGCAGGCGACACCGGGCTCGGCCTTTTCCAGGCGATGGGGATGAGCGCGCTGGTCTTCGCCGGTGCCTCGCAGATGGTGGCGATGGATGTCTGGACCTTCCCGCCCTCGGTGCTCGGCCTCGCCATCGCCGCTTTCGCCATTAACATCCGCCACGTGGTCATGGGCGCCGCCTTGCGCCCGTGGCTCAGGGGGCTGCCGATCCTGCGCTCCCACGCGGCGCTGCTGATGATGACCGACGCCAACTGGGCCCAGGCCATGGCCGAACGGCGCAAGGGCGAACTGGACGCCGCCATCCTGGCCGGCAGCGGGCTGGTCATGTGGCTCGGCTGGGTGTCGGGGACCGGGGTCGGGCAGGCGGCGGGCACGGCGATCGCCGACCCCAAGACCTTTGGCGTCGATATGATCGTGCCGGCCTTCTTCGCCCTGACCCTGCCCTCGCTCTGGCCGGGGGTGCGGCACCTGCATCCCTGGATCGTCGCCGCGGTGGTCGCATTGATCGTTCACGCGCTTCTGCCCGACGGCACCTGGCACGTGGTCGCCGGCGGTCTCGTCGGTGCGGCGGTCGGAGGGCTGAGCCGTGAGTGA
- a CDS encoding AzlD domain-containing protein yields the protein MSEDALVWLSILAMAVATWVTRISGFWLMGLVPEGGFVRRSLNHLPGALVVSILAPIVLDGGWAAAVAIAVAVAILRAGVTAIFALFGALAAVALIRLVV from the coding sequence GTGAGTGAGGACGCGCTCGTCTGGCTGTCGATCCTGGCCATGGCGGTGGCCACATGGGTGACCCGGATCTCCGGCTTCTGGCTCATGGGGCTGGTGCCGGAGGGCGGCTTCGTGCGCCGATCGCTCAACCACCTGCCGGGCGCGCTGGTCGTGTCCATCCTGGCGCCCATCGTGCTCGATGGCGGCTGGGCGGCGGCGGTGGCCATCGCCGTCGCGGTCGCCATCCTGCGCGCCGGCGTCACCGCCATCTTCGCGCTGTTCGGCGCATTGGCCGCGGTCGCCCTGATCCGGCTGGTGGTGTAG
- a CDS encoding TIGR00266 family protein encodes MADEIDYEIEGDFSPMLTITLDPGEAVQAEAGAMVMMEPDITMSTEMPGGFFGSVLRKVSGETFFMTFFTNEGRQRRRVSFASPMPGQIRPLDLAKQGGAFYCQRRAYLASARGIEITVALTKRLSSGLFGGEGLILQKLEGDGWAFLGAGGTLIERQLAKGETLTVDTGCLVGFSATCDYDIAFQRGIKNLVFGGEGLFVTHISGPGTVIIQTQPIAELALALHDLVPKEQRSGE; translated from the coding sequence ATGGCCGACGAAATCGACTACGAGATCGAGGGCGACTTCTCGCCGATGCTGACCATCACGCTCGATCCGGGCGAGGCGGTGCAGGCCGAGGCGGGTGCCATGGTGATGATGGAGCCGGACATCACCATGTCGACCGAGATGCCCGGCGGATTCTTCGGCAGCGTCCTGCGCAAGGTCTCCGGCGAGACCTTCTTCATGACCTTCTTCACCAACGAGGGGCGCCAGCGCCGGCGGGTCTCCTTCGCCTCGCCCATGCCGGGCCAGATCCGGCCGCTCGACCTGGCCAAGCAGGGTGGCGCCTTCTACTGCCAGCGCCGGGCCTATCTGGCCTCGGCGCGCGGCATCGAGATCACCGTGGCGCTGACCAAGCGGCTGAGCTCCGGCCTGTTCGGCGGCGAGGGCCTGATCCTGCAGAAGCTGGAGGGCGACGGCTGGGCCTTCCTCGGCGCCGGCGGAACCCTGATCGAGCGGCAGCTCGCCAAGGGTGAGACCCTGACGGTGGATACCGGCTGCCTGGTCGGGTTTTCGGCGACCTGCGACTACGACATCGCCTTCCAGCGCGGCATCAAGAACCTGGTGTTCGGCGGCGAGGGCCTGTTCGTCACCCACATCAGCGGTCCGGGCACGGTCATCATCCAGACCCAGCCCATCGCCGAACTGGCGCTTGCCCTGCACGATCTGGTGCCGAAGGAGCAGCGCTCGGGAGAGTAG
- a CDS encoding metallophosphoesterase: MISISHGEWLETPKPAAADHLICAIGDVHGRADLLEPLLEALAEDVSGPGVERVTNIFLGDLIDRGPSVKDTLGLAAGGLAMFCDGRVPVEDVLLLGNHDAWLKAALDETLHADELHVWQSNGAVETWHDFAVAASDRPDRIVDTLRRNMPEIVSEAVARMVPMHRIGDWVFVHAGLDPRRPLTDQPEEIVTWIRDAFLEPEDGWPFEVVVVHGHTPEEPFEEPTIRRHRINLDTGAVFTGVLTAIQIRNDRMRFVQASG; this comes from the coding sequence ATGATTTCCATATCCCACGGCGAATGGCTCGAAACGCCGAAGCCCGCCGCCGCAGACCATCTGATCTGCGCCATCGGCGACGTCCATGGACGGGCCGATCTTCTCGAACCGCTGCTGGAAGCCCTGGCCGAGGACGTGTCCGGTCCGGGGGTGGAGCGGGTGACCAACATCTTCCTCGGCGACCTGATCGACCGCGGCCCGTCGGTGAAGGACACCCTGGGCCTGGCGGCCGGCGGACTGGCGATGTTCTGCGACGGGCGGGTGCCGGTGGAGGACGTCCTGCTGCTCGGCAACCACGACGCCTGGCTGAAGGCCGCGCTCGACGAGACCCTGCACGCGGACGAGCTGCATGTCTGGCAGTCGAACGGGGCCGTGGAGACCTGGCACGACTTCGCCGTCGCCGCCTCCGACCGGCCGGACCGGATCGTCGACACCCTGCGCCGGAACATGCCGGAGATCGTCTCCGAGGCGGTGGCCCGGATGGTGCCGATGCATCGGATCGGCGACTGGGTCTTCGTCCATGCCGGGCTCGACCCGCGCCGGCCGCTGACGGATCAGCCGGAGGAGATCGTGACCTGGATCCGCGACGCCTTCCTGGAGCCGGAGGACGGCTGGCCGTTCGAGGTGGTCGTGGTGCACGGCCACACCCCGGAGGAGCCTTTCGAGGAACCGACGATCCGCCGCCACCGGATCAACCTGGACACGGGTGCTGTGTTCACCGGCGTGCTGACGGCGATCCAGATCCGCAACGACCGGATGCGGTTCGTCCAGGCGAGCGGCTGA